GCGGCCTGGGCTGCCTGCACTCGGGCGACCGCTTCCTTGTTGACAATCGCCGAGGGGCGTTTGGCCGCCGGCTTACTCTGAGCCGCGGCAGGAAGAGGAGGGTACTGTGCCCGCATGATCGGCGAAGGGGCGGCCATTCGATCTTCCATGGTCGGCGGCTGGTGATGTTGTGCAACCGCCGAACCCGGCGCAGGCTGTCCTGGTGGCACATTGGCGACCCTCGGCTTGGCCGGTTGTGCCGACTGAGGCCCCTGGGGAGCGGCAGCAGCCATCAGGGCGGCCGTTGTTCCAGGCGTCAACTCTGGACCCGGCGTATAAGGGGCGGTAGCTACCGGAGCGGACGGAGCCTGAACCACTGAAGCAGTCTGTCCGGATTGGGAAACCTCCGGCACCGCCTGAGTTTGGGCAGCCCCCGTCGCTGAGTCAGACGGATCAGCGGCAGTGTCGGGAGGCGGAACGTCATTCACCTCTTTCTTGAATCCTCGCAAAGCCTTGCCGACGCCCTCACCAATTTGCGGAAGCTTCCCCGCCCCGAAAATGATCAGGACGATCACCAGGATAATAATCAGCTCGGAAAATCCCATAGTGCCAAACATGTTCGATATCCTTCCTCGGCAAATAGGAACGATGTGGGCGCAGCAGACCGGCGTCGGCCAGATGACACCTCACGATAGCTGCCCGATGCAAAGGGTGTCAAGAAAGGGCCGGGCAGTCGAAACCAGAGCACATGCCTTATGTACTCGGTAGCGAGGGGGAGATAGCGAGGAGCTCAGTCTGTACCGGCTGTCCGTAGACGACGGCATCCCCTGCCGAGAGATACACATCGAGTTCGCTTCTGATACCGAAGTCATCGGGCAAATAGATACCCGGTTCGATGGAGAAGCAGGTGCCCGGCAGCAACCGGCGCGCATCTTGCGTTTCCAGGTTGTCGATGTTGGCGCCGTTTCCATGCACTTCTTCACCGATCGAATGACCGGTGCGGTGAACGAAATATTTTCCGTATCCCGCACCCTGTATCACCTGGCGGCAGACATCGTCCACTTCCCATCCGAATGGGAATGCCCCGGCCCGCACACGCATTTGCACGAAGCTGACCGCTGCATCCCGGGCCTGCCGGACAACCTGAAACACCTCCTGGTGCCGTGCCGGGACAGTTCGACCGACAAACCCAGTCCAGGTGATGTCGGCATAGACAGCTCCAGCCTGTGGCTGCTTAGCCCACAAGTCGATCAACACAAGATCTCCTGGTCGGATGGGAGCAGAGCCATCCGGTCGTGGTCCATAGTGAGGATCTGCACTGTGTGCATTCACGGCGGCAATCGGCGGGCTTGAGGTCACCAGACCACGAGCGTCCATGCGGCTGAGAATATATTGCTGCAGATCATGTTCGGTGAGGGCACGCCCCTGAGCAAGCGAGGTGCCGACATAGCCGAAGGCCTCGTCCACGATGGCGCGCAATCCTTCAGCCGCGACTTGATGCGACGCCAATTGACGCTCATTCCATACGGCCTCGAACTGTTGAACCAAATCGGCCGACGTCACCACCTCCACGCCAAAACTGCGTATCAACTCAATCGTGCCGGCATCTACTCGGGACAGGTATGGAATGGCATTCATCGGCGAATATTGCATGGCAATTCGCTTCGTCTTTGGAAGGAACGATGCGAGCGCCGCGTGCTGCTCCCGCCAGGAAACATACAACTGCACATCACCGGGCAATGGCTCCAGCACATGCGGTTCAATACGATGCTGCAGCTTGATCGGCGTACCTACGGCCGGAACCCAGTAGTACCAGCGGCGCGTCACATGGAGCGATGGATCCAACTTCAATACTCGATAGGCAATGGGATCCAGGTGGCGAAAGTCGTAAAAGAGCCATCCATCCAGTCCCGGCTGCTCCCGGATGGCCTCCTGAATCCGACTCACTTGCGCGTGACATGCAGAAGAGGTTTCCACGAGTCGCATCATAGCCGCATTTTCACATCGATACTACTGGGCAAGCCGCGTCTAGGTTCCGCATCCGAGCAATGATACAATACGCCTCAATCGCCATGGCTCTTCCACCTCCGACAGATCTCGCACAATACCGCGTCACCTTCTTCTTCGGACCGGAACCCGTTGAGCATCGACCGGATCTTCTACGCTGCGTCTTCAACGTCAAAAAACGCAGTTGGAAGGGCGGGATCCAGGTAGGGGTGGACCTCGCGCAGTCCCTTGTCGACAAAGCCCGGAAAGACATCGGTCTTTCTTCCTGGATTCAGGACCAGCTGCGCAACATGGACCAAGAGGACCGCATGGACACCGCGCAGCGAGCTGATGACCTGTTCATTCAGTCCCTCTCCACCTGCGCACTGAATCTTGCTCTCCACACCGGTCTCGAACAGCACAATCAAATCATCGATGCCGCACAGTTCGTCGCCGATCTTGAGCGCCTCATCACAGAAGCTCCGGCGGAAATCACCGATCGAATTCGGCTCGAACTGGATCTCGCCGGTCCTTCCAATCTCACATAAGAAGAATGGCCTGCAGCAAACCCGGAAGGGGTTTGAAAATGAGGATGAATTTGCTATAACGAAAACGGAGTACTCTGAATTGCGCATGGTTCATCGCACTCGTCTTTTTTTCGCTCATCCCCGAACTTCAGCCCCAAGGAGGCACTCAACGTGAACGTCTCTATCAATCCGCGCTTCAACAGACGCCGCAGCCTCTGGTCGCAGGCCCTCGCCCTTGGTGTGGTGGCGCTCTGCTCGCTGGCCATTCTGGTCGTGCCGGTCTCGGCCCAGGACTCTAACGTCCCTGTCTCGTCAAGCGATTCCAGCGCGTCTGGCATCGGCGTGCAAGCCGGATCTGCGCTCGCCACCATTGTGTACTTCCCTCTCAAGCTCGCCTTCGCCATCGGCGGAGGAGTCGTCGGGGGGTTGGCC
This sequence is a window from Nitrospira sp.. Protein-coding genes within it:
- the tatA gene encoding twin-arginine translocase TatA/TatE family subunit, with the protein product MFGTMGFSELIIILVIVLIIFGAGKLPQIGEGVGKALRGFKKEVNDVPPPDTAADPSDSATGAAQTQAVPEVSQSGQTASVVQAPSAPVATAPYTPGPELTPGTTAALMAAAAPQGPQSAQPAKPRVANVPPGQPAPGSAVAQHHQPPTMEDRMAAPSPIMRAQYPPLPAAAQSKPAAKRPSAIVNKEAVARVQAAQAAMRAKSAPSQAGVPSAQDMQGLGEGLGEAVRTFRQAVADVRSSVDPQMRTIRAEMDSAQKELEQSIEAARQAPVVDEEAPAKPHS
- a CDS encoding M24 family metallopeptidase codes for the protein MMRLVETSSACHAQVSRIQEAIREQPGLDGWLFYDFRHLDPIAYRVLKLDPSLHVTRRWYYWVPAVGTPIKLQHRIEPHVLEPLPGDVQLYVSWREQHAALASFLPKTKRIAMQYSPMNAIPYLSRVDAGTIELIRSFGVEVVTSADLVQQFEAVWNERQLASHQVAAEGLRAIVDEAFGYVGTSLAQGRALTEHDLQQYILSRMDARGLVTSSPPIAAVNAHSADPHYGPRPDGSAPIRPGDLVLIDLWAKQPQAGAVYADITWTGFVGRTVPARHQEVFQVVRQARDAAVSFVQMRVRAGAFPFGWEVDDVCRQVIQGAGYGKYFVHRTGHSIGEEVHGNGANIDNLETQDARRLLPGTCFSIEPGIYLPDDFGIRSELDVYLSAGDAVVYGQPVQTELLAISPSLPST